The Shewanella halotolerans region AGGTTCTTCAGCATATCCTTATCGGTGGCCGATACCGTCTTCTCAGGGATCCGCGCTATCTTAGCTATGATAGACTCGATCTCCGCCTGACCTATGGTCTTCTTGCGCTTGCTTGCCGGCTGCATCGCCATGCGCGCACCCGCCTCGTCGATCACATCTATCGCCTTGTCGGGAAGATGTCTGTCGTTGATATGCTTATCCGCCAGACGCGCCGCCACGGACAAGGCCGCCATGGTATAACGCACACCATGGTGCTCCTCATACTTGCTCTTGAGGCCTTGTAGGATCTTCGTGGTTTCCGCCACAGACGGCTCGTTGATATCCACCTTCTGGAAACGTCTGGCCAGGGCGCGATCTTTCTCGAAGATGCTCTGATACTCTTGGAAGGTGGTCGAGCCCATACAGCGCAGGTGCCCACTAGAGAGCAGCGGCTTTAGCAAGTTAGACGCGTCCATCACGCCACCGGATGCCGCTCCTGCGCCGATAATGGTGTGGATCTCATCGATAAACAGAATGGCGTGTTTATCTTGCGAAAGCTCCTTGAGCAGGCTCTTAAAGCGCTTCTCAAAGTCGCCACGATATTTGGTACCGGCCAGCAAGGCGCCGAGATCCAGCGAGTAGACTGTGGCATCGGCCATCACCTCGGGAACCTCGTCGTTGACGATGCGATAGGCAAGCCCCTCGGCAATCGCCGTCTTACCGACGCCCGCCTCACCCACCAATAGCGGGTTATTTTTACGGCGACGGCAGAGGATCTGAATCGAGCGCTCTATCTCATCGGAGCGGCCGATCAGAGGATCGATATTGCCCTTGCGGGCCTCTTCGTTGAGATTAGCGGTAAATTGCGACAGCTTGCTGCGCTCTTCCGATTCGCTGTGATCTTCAATCTGTTCGGGTTCTTGAGCATTATCCAGCTCATCACGCGCCACGCCGTGGGAGATGTAATTCACCACATCAAGGCGAGTGATCTCACCATTACGCAGCAGATAAACCGCCTGAGACTCCTGCTCGCTGAAGATGGCCACCAAGACGTTGGCACCTGTCACTTCGTTGCGACCCGAAGATTGCACATGAAAGACGGCGCGCTGCAGCACACGCTGAAAACCTAAGGTAGGCTGGGTTTCTCTGTCATCGTTGGGATCGCTGATGATAGGTGTGGTCTGCTCGATGAAACTCGACACCTCTTCTCTTAACTTATCTAGGTTTGCACCGCAGGCGAGCAGCGCCTCTTGAGCCGCAGGATTATCGATTAACGCCAATAGCAGATGCTCTACGGTCATGTATTCGTGTCGCGCGTCTCTGGCTTGTTGGAACGCCAGATTCAAAGTGACCTCTAAATCTTTATTTAACATAAGCACCCCCTAAAATAATCACAAAACTTCGATATTCAGGCTTTCTCTAATGAACACAGTAACGGATGTTGGTTTTGTCTTGCAAACTGATTTACTTGTGCGACCTTGGTTTCTGCAATGCCGAAAGGGAAAACGCCGCAAATTCCCTTACCCTGGTGATGAATCGCCAACATGATATCTGTGGCTTCTTGTTCATTTTTATTAAAAAAGAGTTGTAACACCTCGATGACGAAGTCCATCGGGGTATAGTCATCGTTGTTTAAGATCACTTTGTACATCGAAGGCGGCATGAGTTCAGTTTCCGCGCGCTCTTCGATATGCTCAATATTACCTACTTTACCCATATTTCAATATTAGCCTC contains the following coding sequences:
- the clpA gene encoding ATP-dependent Clp protease ATP-binding subunit ClpA; protein product: MLNKDLEVTLNLAFQQARDARHEYMTVEHLLLALIDNPAAQEALLACGANLDKLREEVSSFIEQTTPIISDPNDDRETQPTLGFQRVLQRAVFHVQSSGRNEVTGANVLVAIFSEQESQAVYLLRNGEITRLDVVNYISHGVARDELDNAQEPEQIEDHSESEERSKLSQFTANLNEEARKGNIDPLIGRSDEIERSIQILCRRRKNNPLLVGEAGVGKTAIAEGLAYRIVNDEVPEVMADATVYSLDLGALLAGTKYRGDFEKRFKSLLKELSQDKHAILFIDEIHTIIGAGAASGGVMDASNLLKPLLSSGHLRCMGSTTFQEYQSIFEKDRALARRFQKVDINEPSVAETTKILQGLKSKYEEHHGVRYTMAALSVAARLADKHINDRHLPDKAIDVIDEAGARMAMQPASKRKKTIGQAEIESIIAKIARIPEKTVSATDKDMLKNLERNLKMVVFGQDKAIEALSSAIRLSRSGLSGAHKPVGSFLFAGPTGVGKTEVTSQLASCLSLKLVRFDMSEYMESHTVSRLIGAPPGYVGYDQGGLLTDAVIKNPHCVVLLDEIEKAHPDVYNLLLQVMDHGTLTDNNGRKADFRHVTLVMTTNAGVQETVRKSIGFKQQDHSQDALSEINRVFSPEFRNRLDEIIWFNHLDMTVIAKVVDKFLVELQAQLDEKSVVLDVSDDARTLLAEKGYDKAMGARPMARVVTEMIKRPLADEILFGKLEKGGVAHVDVDGDKLTIKIEQSERLTKA
- the clpS gene encoding ATP-dependent Clp protease adapter ClpS; translation: MGKVGNIEHIEERAETELMPPSMYKVILNNDDYTPMDFVIEVLQLFFNKNEQEATDIMLAIHHQGKGICGVFPFGIAETKVAQVNQFARQNQHPLLCSLEKA